In Hippoglossus stenolepis isolate QCI-W04-F060 chromosome 13, HSTE1.2, whole genome shotgun sequence, a single genomic region encodes these proteins:
- the si:ch73-390b10.2 gene encoding Golgi pH regulator has product MSFVVDSVIMFTSQVLFFGFGWLFFMRRLFKDYEVRQYVVQVVFSITFAFSCTMFELIIFEILGALSTSSRYFHWKLNLYVILLVLIFVVPFYIGYFVVSNIRLLARQKLLFACMVWFTFMYFFWKLGDPFPILSPKHGILSIEQLISRVGVIGVTLMALLSGFGAVNCPYTYMSYFLRNVTDSDILALERRLLQTMDMIVSKKKRIAMTRRQMYQRGEDQNKQTGFWGMIKSVTSTQTGSENLSLIQQEVDGLEELSRQLFLETVDLQATKERIEYSKTFQGKYFNFLGYFFSIYCVWKIFMATINIVFDRVGKTDPVTRGIEITVNYLGIQFDVKFWSQHISFILVGIIIVTSIRGLLITLTKFFYAISSSKSSNVIVLVLAQIMGMYFVSSVLLMRMSMPLEYRSIVTEVLGELQFNFYHRWFDVIFLVSALSSILFLYLAHKQAPEKHMSF; this is encoded by the exons ATGTCGTTCGTGGTGGACTCCGTCATCATGTTCACCTCACAG GTGCTGTTCTTTGGATTTGGTTGGTTATTCTTCATGCGGAGACTTTTCAAAGACTATGAG GTGCGACAGTACGTCGTCCAAGTGGTTTTCTCCATCACTTTTGCTTTTTCGTGTACCATGTTTGAGCTCATCATCTTTGAGATTCTAGGTGCCTTAAGTACCAG TTCCAGGTATTTCCACTGGAAACTGAATCTGTACGTGATCCTTCTGGTTCTAATCTTCGTGGTGCCTTTTTACATCGGATACTTTGTTGTCAGCAACATACGCCTGC TGGCGAGACAGAAGCTTCTGTTCGCCTGCATGGTGTGGTTTACCTTCATGTATTTCTTCTGGAAGTTGGGAGACCCATTTCCCATCCTCAGTCCCAAACATG GCATCCTGTCCATCGAGCAGCTCATCAGTCGAGTTGGTGTGATCGGCGTTACTCTCATGGCTCTGCTGTCTGGGTTTGGTGCTGTAAACTGTCCCTACACGTACATGTCCTATTTCCTCAG AAATGTAACAGACAGTGACATCCTTGCTCTGGAGCGGCGACTGCTCCAAACTATGGATATGATTGTGAGCAAGAAGAAACG aattgCTATGACGCGGAGGCAGATGTACCAACGCGGAGAAGACCAGAACAAACAGACTGGATTTTGGGGCATGATCAAGAGTGTTACCTCCACCCAAACAGGCAGCGAAA ACCTCTCTCTGATCCAGCAGGAAGTCGATGGTCTGGAAGAGCTGAGTCGGCAACTCTTTCTGGAGACTGTTGACCTGCAAGCTaccaag GAGCGAATTGAGTACTCGAAGACATTCCAGGGGAAATACTTCAACTTCCTCGGCTATTTCTTTTCCATCTATTGTGTTTGGAAAATCTTCATG GCCACaataaacattgtgtttgacCGAGTGGGGAAAACAGATCCAGTGACAAGGGGCATTGAAATTACAGTGAACTACTTGGGTATCCAGTTTGat GTTAAGTTTTGGTCTCAACACATCTCTTTCATCCTGGTGGGAATAATAATCGTTACATCCATACGTGGCCTACTCATCACCCTCACCAAG TTCTTCTATGCAATATCAAGCAGCAAGTCATCCAATGTGATCGTGCTCGTCCTGGCTCAGATAatg GGGATGTATTTCGTATCATCTGTCCTGCTGATGCGCATGAGCATGCCGCTGGAGTATCGCTCCATTGTGACCGAGGTTCTCGGAGAGCTGCAGTTCAACTTCTATCACCGCTGGTTTGACGTCATCTTCCTGGTCAGCGCCCTGT